Below is a genomic region from Laspinema palackyanum D2c.
GTGCGGCAGCATCAAAGTGATGGGACAACGGTTGAGACAATGGAACAACCGGAACCGGAAGCGACTGGCTTAATGACGCGGTTGCAGGAAATGGTAGCAAAAGAAAGCCAGCAGTTTGTAATCGCCCAAAGTTACCGGCAGGCAGTCGCCTTAAAAGCGGAAGCACAACAGGTATTAAACCAACTGCGTCGCGATCGCGCCATGCCAGTCATTGAGAAATATCAGTATATTTCCGCTGCGGCAACCTTTGCCAACCCAGTAGCAGCCTTAGATTTGTTAGCCACAGGTGCGGTTACTACGCAATTAATTGTGGAATTAGGAGAGATTTATCAGCATCCTTTTTCCTTTGACCGAGAAAAGGCGATCGCTGCTGCAATGGGGGAACAACTGGTAAAACTGGGAGTGGTGGAACTGTCTACCCAAACCATTTCCGCCATCCTCAAAAGTAACGCCGTCACATACATTGCGGGTGGAGTTGTCCAAGGGATTAGCGCCGCCTATTTAACACGGTTAGCGGGTTTGAGTCTGATTGAATACTTCCAAGCGCAAGACGTGAGTGCAGAGTCCGGGATTAATTTGGAACAACTGAATCAGACCTTAAAAACAGTGTTTCAACAGAATCAACGGATTGCATTTTTGCAAGGATTTGTCAAGCAGACTGTGACGCGATTCGTACCCGAATCGAAAAAGTCGGAAAGCCTCACTGCACAAGTGAAGGCTTTGCAGGAGAATAGAATAGCAGAGAGTGTAGCGATTCCGAACCTTGAACCAAGCACCTAAAACCCCCAACCCCTCCCCCGCTTCCGCCGGTTTGAATGGTTCAAACCGGCAAGATACCCAATATCTGAACCGAGCCCGCGCCAGCATTCGGCAGGCGCAGTCGTTCTATTCGCAACATCGGCGATCGCGACTCCAGAGTATGGATGTCAAACAGCAGGCAGCGATGCAGGCACAACTCGATCGCCTCTCGGCTACTTTAGAACGACTCGATGGCGGGATGATTCGCATTGCCGCTTTTGGGTTAGTCAGTCGGGGTAAATCTACGGTATTGAATACCTTGATGGGTCAAAAAATCCTGACAACGGGACCGATTCATGGGGTAACCCAATGGCCGCGATCGGTGCAGTGGGATGTGGGGGGTAATCTGGCGGTAGAGTTGATTGATACCCCCGGATTGGATGAGGTTGAGGGTCAAGTGCGATCGGAGATGGCGCGCAATATTGCTGGCGCTGCGGATTTAATTTTATTTGTGGTGTCTGGGGATATTACCCGGACGGAATACGAGGCACTCTGTGAGTTGCGGCGGACTCAAAAGCCGTTGATTTTAGTGTTTAATAAGATAGATTTGTATCCGGAACAGGACCGGCAGGCAATTTATCGACAATTACAATATTTTGCCTCTGCCAAGCAGAAGCGGAAACAGGCATCGGTAGAGATAGAGGATGATTGGGTGGAAGCGGAGGAGACTTTGGGCGATCGCCTCCCCCATCAAGAGGATATTGTCATGGTAGCGGCAGACCCGGCCCCGTTGCAAGTGAGGATAGAATGGCCCGATGGGCGGGTGTCTTACGAGTTGGAAACGCCACCCCCACAGATTGAGGAA
It encodes:
- a CDS encoding slr1306 family protein encodes the protein MAVKLQRPILIGGLGLSFGLWLMESLNHSWGEAGEIGVLGAIAIGTGFWLFKKREPAKITPIAAESVTAEMLEKAKTQAGLVIAKIEAEAGDAQIIADLRTRLGQLSPDATRKALHLAIAGGKGTGKTKVMQWLQSNWQSQTDKTLTFTEIPALFTVRDAEEGLPLQETAAWKQAIAADVVVFLTSGDLTDSEFQAIQQLTVAAVPVLVAWNKKDQTLPEQQAGILQRAIDRLGLTLNPENVVAISVAPNPVKVRQHQSDGTTVETMEQPEPEATGLMTRLQEMVAKESQQFVIAQSYRQAVALKAEAQQVLNQLRRDRAMPVIEKYQYISAAATFANPVAALDLLATGAVTTQLIVELGEIYQHPFSFDREKAIAAAMGEQLVKLGVVELSTQTISAILKSNAVTYIAGGVVQGISAAYLTRLAGLSLIEYFQAQDVSAESGINLEQLNQTLKTVFQQNQRIAFLQGFVKQTVTRFVPESKKSESLTAQVKALQENRIAESVAIPNLEPST
- a CDS encoding GTP-binding protein codes for the protein MNGSNRQDTQYLNRARASIRQAQSFYSQHRRSRLQSMDVKQQAAMQAQLDRLSATLERLDGGMIRIAAFGLVSRGKSTVLNTLMGQKILTTGPIHGVTQWPRSVQWDVGGNLAVELIDTPGLDEVEGQVRSEMARNIAGAADLILFVVSGDITRTEYEALCELRRTQKPLILVFNKIDLYPEQDRQAIYRQLQYFASAKQKRKQASVEIEDDWVEAEETLGDRLPHQEDIVMVAADPAPLQVRIEWPDGRVSYELETPPPQIEELKDKILQVVQEQGRSLLAINALVQAKEAQEELAKASIKSREEQAETLIWRFAQYKAAAVALNPLALFDVLGGAIADLLLIRALARLYGLPMTGYEAGKLWQQILFSSGGVLLSELANGLFMGFGKSAAAIIGASGDVGGMTGYVGAAIAQASVAGFGTYKVGQAAQVYLEQGCTWGPLGANTVIQDILSQVEPNTVLYRLREELQQQLEVNN